In one Desulfoferula mesophila genomic region, the following are encoded:
- the recA gene encoding recombinase RecA gives MADNNTRSERDKAVESALKQIERNFGKGAIMRLGSGEVAQNVPAISTGSLGLDIATGVGGVPRGRITEIYGPESSGKTTLTLHIIAEAQKAGGVAAFIDAEHALDVAYAKKLGVNVDDLLVSQPDTGEQALDIAEILVRSGGVDVLVVDSVAALVPKAELEGEMGDSHVGLQARLMSQAMRKLTSVVAKSHTALIFINQIRMKIGVMFGSPETTTGGNALKFYASLRLDIRRIGKIKSGDADVGNRTRVKVVKNKVAPPFKQAEFDILFGQGINRMGEILDMGVEADIVTKSGAWYSYGDERMGQGRDNATNFMAETPEIFEEISTRLKTKLGLLPPTEDEPENPAQ, from the coding sequence ATGGCCGACAACAACACCCGCAGCGAGCGGGATAAGGCGGTGGAGAGCGCGCTCAAGCAGATCGAGCGCAACTTCGGCAAAGGCGCCATCATGCGCCTGGGCAGCGGCGAGGTGGCCCAGAACGTTCCCGCCATCTCCACCGGCTCCCTGGGGCTGGACATCGCCACCGGCGTGGGCGGGGTGCCCCGGGGCCGCATCACCGAGATCTACGGCCCGGAGTCCTCGGGCAAGACCACCCTGACCCTGCACATCATCGCCGAGGCCCAGAAGGCCGGCGGCGTGGCCGCCTTCATCGACGCGGAGCACGCCCTGGACGTGGCCTACGCTAAAAAGCTGGGGGTCAACGTGGACGACCTGCTGGTCAGCCAGCCCGACACCGGCGAGCAGGCCCTGGACATCGCCGAGATCCTGGTGCGCTCCGGCGGGGTGGACGTGTTGGTGGTGGACTCGGTGGCCGCCCTGGTGCCCAAGGCCGAGTTGGAAGGCGAGATGGGCGACAGCCACGTGGGCCTGCAGGCCCGCCTGATGAGCCAGGCCATGCGCAAGCTCACCAGCGTGGTGGCCAAGAGCCACACCGCGCTGATCTTCATCAACCAGATCCGCATGAAGATCGGGGTGATGTTCGGAAGCCCGGAAACCACCACCGGCGGCAACGCGCTCAAGTTCTACGCCAGCCTGCGCCTGGACATCCGGCGCATCGGCAAGATCAAGTCCGGCGACGCCGACGTGGGCAACCGCACCCGGGTCAAGGTGGTCAAGAACAAGGTGGCCCCTCCCTTCAAGCAGGCCGAGTTCGACATCCTCTTCGGCCAGGGCATCAACCGCATGGGCGAGATCCTGGACATGGGTGTGGAAGCGGACATCGTGACCAAGAGCGGGGCCTGGTATTCCTACGGCGACGAGCGCATGGGCCAGGGACGCGACAACGCCACCAACTTCATGGCCGAGACTCCCGAGATTTTTGAAGAAATATCCACCCGGCTCAAGACCAAGCTGGGGCTTTTGCCCCCCACCGAAGACGAGCCGGAAAACCCGGCCCAGTAG
- the thpR gene encoding RNA 2',3'-cyclic phosphodiesterase, which produces MRSFIALEMPNQVKDFAAGLIRELKPTGADVKWVEPVNLHLTLKFLGEVDPGATADIITAVERACAGRPPLELAAQGCGAFPGPRAPKVVWLGLAGDIEPLAGLARAIEAALMPLGFEPEQRAFKPHLTLGRVRRPRRGSKAPSTAPLSRALAGMATVAGPVFQAAGVALMKSTLTGSGPIYESLHHVTLA; this is translated from the coding sequence ATGCGTTCCTTCATCGCCCTTGAGATGCCCAACCAGGTGAAAGACTTCGCCGCCGGTCTCATACGGGAGCTGAAGCCCACCGGGGCTGATGTAAAATGGGTGGAGCCGGTGAATCTTCACCTGACCCTCAAATTCCTGGGCGAGGTGGACCCCGGCGCCACGGCGGATATAATCACCGCAGTGGAAAGAGCCTGCGCCGGGCGGCCTCCCCTGGAGCTTGCCGCCCAAGGCTGCGGCGCGTTTCCGGGGCCGCGCGCCCCCAAGGTGGTGTGGCTGGGCCTGGCGGGCGACATCGAACCCCTGGCCGGGCTGGCCCGGGCCATCGAGGCGGCCCTAATGCCCCTGGGCTTCGAGCCGGAACAACGCGCCTTCAAGCCCCACCTGACCCTGGGGCGGGTGCGCCGCCCCCGGCGGGGAAGCAAAGCCCCCTCCACCGCGCCGCTCAGCCGGGCCCTGGCCGGCATGGCGACCGTCGCGGGCCCGGTTTTTCAGGCGGCGGGGGTGGCGCTGATGAAAAGCACCCTGACCGGCTCCGGACCGATCTATGAATCCTTGCACCACGTAACCCTGGCCTGA
- a CDS encoding CinA family nicotinamide mononucleotide deamidase-related protein has translation MRGAIICIGDELISGRVAERNSRFAMSRLSPLGFEIASSIWVGDDMKAIAGALDQALAQASFVVVSGGLGSTEDDITAQAAARHFGLEIAESRRMIQNLKACFLAVGREVPPGVERMAQLPQGAEVLDKSCAGFMLTTPAQQPVYFLPGIPQENHRLLETHVLPDLMRRFAPQKVMVSQKFTVFGLGESEIAQRLDGLVAGYPEVSVGYYPVFPAEEVLLATRTSEPHRAEVLLNELFAEASHRLGGKVVAQGEQSLADSVAQRLSAEGLTLALAESCTGGLVGHLITGVSGASDFLDRGLITYSNRAKMELLGVEARVLNEHGAVSAETAAQMAAGARLESGVDLGLAVTGIAGPTGGSEEKPVGTVYFGLAAEDGVKTLHRRFMGDRAQIKLMSAWTALDMLRRYLEDHAFLHRP, from the coding sequence ATGCGCGGGGCTATAATCTGCATCGGCGACGAGTTGATCAGCGGCCGGGTGGCGGAGCGCAATTCGCGTTTCGCCATGTCCCGCCTGAGCCCTCTGGGCTTTGAGATAGCCTCGTCCATCTGGGTGGGCGACGACATGAAGGCCATCGCCGGGGCCCTGGACCAGGCCCTGGCCCAGGCCAGCTTCGTGGTGGTAAGCGGGGGCCTGGGTTCCACCGAGGACGACATCACCGCCCAGGCCGCGGCCCGCCACTTCGGTCTGGAGATCGCCGAGAGCCGCCGCATGATCCAAAACCTCAAGGCGTGCTTCCTGGCGGTGGGCCGGGAGGTGCCCCCCGGAGTGGAGCGCATGGCCCAGCTTCCCCAAGGGGCCGAGGTGCTGGACAAGAGCTGCGCCGGCTTCATGCTCACCACCCCGGCCCAGCAGCCGGTGTATTTCCTGCCGGGCATCCCCCAGGAAAACCACCGCCTGTTGGAAACCCACGTGCTGCCCGACCTGATGCGCCGTTTCGCGCCCCAGAAAGTCATGGTCAGCCAAAAATTCACCGTCTTCGGCCTGGGGGAGAGCGAGATCGCCCAGCGCCTGGACGGCCTGGTCGCCGGCTATCCCGAGGTGTCGGTGGGCTACTACCCGGTGTTCCCGGCCGAGGAGGTGCTGCTCGCCACCCGCACCTCGGAGCCCCACCGGGCCGAGGTGCTGTTGAACGAGCTGTTCGCCGAGGCGTCCCATCGCCTGGGCGGCAAGGTGGTGGCCCAGGGCGAACAGAGCCTGGCCGACAGCGTGGCCCAGCGCCTGAGCGCCGAGGGCCTCACCCTGGCCCTGGCCGAGTCCTGCACCGGCGGGCTCGTCGGCCATCTCATCACCGGGGTGTCCGGGGCCAGCGATTTTCTGGACCGGGGCCTGATCACCTATTCCAACCGGGCCAAGATGGAGCTGTTGGGGGTGGAGGCCAGGGTTCTCAACGAGCACGGCGCGGTGAGCGCCGAGACCGCCGCCCAGATGGCCGCCGGGGCCCGCCTGGAATCCGGGGTGGACCTGGGGCTGGCGGTGACGGGCATCGCCGGGCCCACGGGCGGCAGCGAGGAAAAGCCGGTGGGCACGGTGTACTTCGGGCTGGCCGCCGAGGACGGGGTCAAGACCCTGCACCGGCGCTTCATGGGCGACCGGGCCCAGATCAAGCTGATGAGCGCCTGGACCGCCCTGGATATGCTGCGTCGCTACCTGGAGGACCATGCGTTCCTTCATCGCCCTTGA